A window of Myxococcales bacterium contains these coding sequences:
- a CDS encoding endonuclease/exonuclease/phosphatase family protein: MGTYTALTLNLWNRFGPWEARLVALRQGLVALSPDIVGVQELVVAKDLDQAAELCRGDYEVAFGPAYVEGDVEVGNGIFSRYPILEHTTFSLPSRDPGDRRVLLAARLATPWGPLPVFSTHLSWRLDEGHVREEQVRAVAELVESYAPSREGLSPLLMGDFNAEPDSDEIRFLRGLTALRGRSVYFIDAFGVRGRGDGTTFSTRNPFAEPLREPERRIDYVFVRGHDDPKRHGDVLEARIVLDEPHEGVFPSDHFGVLATVRVR, encoded by the coding sequence ATGGGAACCTACACCGCCCTCACGCTGAACCTCTGGAACCGCTTCGGCCCATGGGAAGCGCGCCTCGTGGCCCTCCGGCAAGGCCTCGTCGCGCTCTCGCCCGACATCGTGGGTGTCCAAGAGCTCGTGGTCGCCAAGGACCTCGATCAAGCCGCGGAGCTCTGCCGAGGGGACTACGAGGTCGCGTTCGGACCGGCGTACGTCGAGGGCGACGTCGAGGTCGGAAATGGGATCTTTTCGCGCTACCCGATCCTCGAGCACACGACGTTCTCGCTCCCCTCGCGGGATCCTGGCGACCGCCGCGTGCTCCTCGCCGCGCGCCTCGCGACCCCTTGGGGACCGTTGCCTGTATTTTCCACGCATCTGTCGTGGCGGCTCGACGAGGGCCACGTCCGAGAGGAGCAGGTGCGCGCCGTGGCCGAGCTCGTCGAGTCGTACGCGCCCTCGCGCGAGGGCCTATCGCCGCTCCTCATGGGCGATTTCAACGCGGAGCCCGACTCCGACGAGATCCGCTTCTTGCGCGGCCTCACCGCGCTCCGCGGGCGCTCGGTCTACTTCATCGACGCGTTCGGCGTCCGAGGTCGCGGCGACGGGACGACGTTCTCGACCCGAAACCCCTTCGCCGAGCCGCTCCGTGAGCCGGAGAGGCGCATCGACTACGTCTTCGTGCGAGGGCACGACGATCCGAAGCGCCACGGCGACGTGCTCGAGGCGCGCATCGTCTTGGACGAGCCCCACGAGGGCGTCTTTCCATCGGATCACTTCGGCGTGCTTGCCACGGTGCGTGTGCGCTGA
- a CDS encoding DUF882 domain-containing protein translates to MAWRTEPLARALRAAVPPVVALAVLFVAGHAPAAPKVAKPQAPAKASPPQPAKGGPGQGKGKPGKKAKPEPPIPKGYANSVRAWHAAIPGKSAPNDDRGRPKLVLFALNTQERVELTALSDTGGFSGSDLERAAQLLRDPRTGNEHPVEPRLLDSVYRIARRFSAHEIRVVSGYRTPKPGTHSNHGRGRAMDLIVPGATDEDVAKFAREAGFAGVGIYPVSGFVHVDVREHSHFWVDTTGPGRKSRDRGILADVAARSDKAALARGDRPIGPFTLLPDVDGALASREKALGAAHTPSDPDGHPHDEDEDMENVGGGAD, encoded by the coding sequence ATGGCGTGGCGAACCGAGCCTCTCGCGCGTGCCCTCCGCGCCGCGGTGCCTCCCGTCGTAGCCCTCGCCGTGCTGTTCGTGGCGGGCCACGCTCCGGCCGCCCCCAAGGTCGCCAAGCCGCAAGCCCCCGCAAAGGCAAGCCCCCCGCAGCCCGCCAAGGGCGGCCCTGGCCAAGGCAAGGGGAAGCCGGGCAAGAAGGCCAAGCCCGAGCCGCCCATCCCCAAGGGCTACGCGAACAGCGTACGCGCGTGGCACGCCGCGATCCCCGGCAAGTCCGCCCCGAACGACGATCGCGGCCGCCCGAAGCTCGTGCTCTTCGCCTTGAACACGCAAGAGCGCGTGGAGCTCACGGCCCTCTCGGATACGGGAGGATTCTCGGGCTCGGACCTCGAGCGCGCCGCCCAGCTCCTCCGTGATCCCCGCACCGGCAACGAGCACCCCGTCGAGCCCCGCCTCCTCGACTCGGTCTACCGCATCGCCCGAAGGTTCTCCGCGCACGAGATTCGTGTGGTCTCGGGCTACCGAACGCCCAAGCCGGGGACGCACTCGAACCACGGGCGTGGCCGCGCCATGGACCTCATCGTTCCCGGGGCGACCGACGAGGACGTCGCCAAGTTCGCGCGGGAGGCTGGCTTCGCGGGCGTAGGCATCTACCCCGTCTCGGGGTTCGTGCACGTCGACGTGCGCGAGCACTCCCACTTCTGGGTCGACACCACGGGCCCCGGGAGAAAGAGCCGCGACCGGGGCATCCTCGCCGACGTCGCCGCGCGCTCCGACAAGGCCGCGCTCGCCCGAGGAGACCGCCCCATCGGCCCCTTCACCCTCCTCCCCGACGTCGACGGGGCGCTCGCATCGCGCGAGAAGGCGCTCGGCGCGGCGCATACGCCCTCCGATCCCGATGGTCACCCCCACGACGAGGACGAGGACATGGAGAACGTGGGCGGGGGCGCCGATTGA
- a CDS encoding protein kinase, translating to MRSRGSSARSGCSGRSIPNVLPLRDYLPEGPALVLAWMKGGTLDDMLRKEPLAPARAVEIAVAVLAALGEAHRLGVLHRDVKPANVLFDDAGVARLGDFGAAHLGDLSATATAGLIGTLAYMSPEQREGRPATVKSDLYGVGAILWEMLTGEKPELPKAVDDAPLSTTRPDHRTRPSGVHRDLDLRHDQVVLRLLDPDPERRPADAFAARRELTALTWPATIERTPLRKASEHPHAAPSGEARLVARADGVLVDVWLERPVERVALADVALTRARVLARLDHPALQPVLRVDRDDGAIWLADPDARPLARPLGPHEVSQLKDALAMLHAEGLVHGFVDPEHVRERRDGSVFLTFTPSQGPTGTVDTDRIGLARLAGA from the coding sequence ATGCGCTCGCGAGGTTCGAGCGCGAGGTCCGGGTGCTCGGGGCGCTCGATCCCGAACGTGCTCCCCCTCCGCGACTACCTGCCCGAAGGTCCGGCGCTCGTGCTCGCGTGGATGAAGGGCGGGACCCTGGACGACATGCTCCGCAAGGAGCCCCTCGCCCCGGCGCGCGCCGTCGAGATCGCCGTCGCGGTGCTCGCGGCGCTCGGAGAGGCCCACAGGCTCGGCGTGCTCCATCGTGACGTGAAGCCCGCGAACGTGCTCTTCGACGACGCGGGCGTCGCGCGCCTCGGAGACTTCGGCGCAGCCCACCTCGGAGATCTCTCGGCCACGGCGACCGCAGGCCTCATCGGCACGCTCGCGTACATGAGCCCGGAGCAGCGGGAAGGCCGGCCGGCGACGGTCAAGAGCGACCTCTACGGCGTCGGCGCCATTCTTTGGGAGATGCTCACGGGCGAGAAACCCGAGCTCCCGAAGGCCGTCGACGACGCGCCCCTGTCGACCACGCGGCCCGACCATCGCACGCGCCCGAGCGGCGTCCATCGCGACCTCGACCTCCGGCACGACCAGGTCGTGCTCCGCCTGCTCGACCCCGATCCGGAGCGCCGACCGGCCGACGCCTTCGCCGCGCGGCGCGAGCTCACCGCGCTCACCTGGCCCGCGACGATCGAGCGCACCCCGCTTCGCAAAGCCTCCGAGCATCCCCACGCCGCGCCCTCGGGGGAGGCGCGCCTCGTCGCCCGGGCGGACGGCGTGCTCGTCGACGTGTGGCTCGAGCGACCGGTGGAGCGCGTGGCCCTCGCCGACGTCGCGCTCACGAGGGCGCGCGTGCTCGCTCGCCTCGACCACCCTGCCCTCCAGCCCGTGCTCCGGGTCGATCGCGACGACGGCGCCATCTGGCTCGCCGATCCGGACGCACGCCCGCTCGCTCGTCCGCTCGGACCGCACGAGGTGTCTCAACTGAAGGACGCCCTGGCCATGCTCCACGCCGAGGGCCTCGTGCACGGCTTCGTCGACCCGGAGCACGTGCGCGAGCGCCGGGATGGCTCCGTGTTCCTCACGTTCACGCCGAGCCAGGGCCCGACGGGCACGGTCGACACCGATCGCATCGGCCTCGCGCGCCTCGCGGGTGCGTAA
- the tmk gene encoding dTMP kinase: protein MGLASHKGRFIVLEGIDGAGTTTQTSLLVARLKREGHFAKGTREPSDGPVGTMIRQVLGGRFVLPSGRAPGWATMALLFAADRLDHVEAEIEPVLERGGIVVSDRYDASSLAYQSVTSGRGGPEAVEWIRALNRHAVRPDVIVVVDVAADLAATRREARGEAAQLYEQNEVQRSLSDFYRGLGAHMPDDRVVVVDGVGSVEDVHERIYAAIATTCGLPQS from the coding sequence ATGGGTTTAGCTTCGCACAAAGGGCGGTTCATCGTCCTCGAGGGGATCGACGGCGCGGGCACGACGACCCAAACGTCGCTCCTCGTCGCGCGCTTGAAGCGCGAGGGGCACTTCGCGAAGGGCACGCGCGAGCCGAGCGACGGGCCGGTTGGCACGATGATCCGTCAGGTGCTCGGGGGGCGCTTCGTGCTGCCGTCGGGGCGCGCGCCCGGCTGGGCGACCATGGCGCTCCTCTTCGCCGCAGACCGCCTCGACCACGTCGAAGCCGAGATCGAGCCCGTGCTCGAGAGAGGTGGGATCGTCGTGTCGGACAGGTACGACGCGTCGAGCCTCGCCTACCAGAGCGTCACGAGCGGGCGCGGCGGCCCCGAGGCCGTCGAGTGGATCCGCGCGCTGAACCGCCACGCCGTGCGCCCCGACGTGATCGTGGTGGTCGACGTGGCGGCCGATCTCGCGGCGACGCGCCGTGAAGCGCGAGGCGAGGCGGCGCAGCTCTACGAGCAGAACGAGGTGCAGCGCTCGCTCTCCGACTTCTACCGCGGGCTCGGCGCGCACATGCCCGACGACCGGGTGGTGGTGGTCGACGGGGTCGGCTCCGTCGAGGACGTGCACGAGCGCATCTACGCGGCGATCGCGACGACCTGCGGCTTGCCGCAAAGTTGA
- a CDS encoding pantoate--beta-alanine ligase, whose translation MPIVRVARPEDFRSALDTARVARGSRVAFVPTMGALHDGHLALVREGRKLVGDDGLVSASVFVNPTQFGPNEDFARYPRDLDGDAAKLEAAGCDVLFCPEATAMYPEGERTRVRVDELTSGLCGPHRPGHFEGVATVVSKLFSLLGRAHAIFGKKDFQQLAVIRRLARDLFFPVTVVGHPIVREPSGLAMSSRNAYLSPEEHERALALSRGLRAAYGAFTAGERRARELRELVLGHVSRVADAVDYVEVAHPETLAPFADAGPVDDVTLVALACRIGKTRLIDNVVLGEDPPESLGAA comes from the coding sequence ATGCCCATCGTTCGTGTCGCTCGCCCCGAGGATTTCCGCAGCGCGCTCGACACCGCGCGCGTCGCCCGAGGCTCGCGGGTCGCCTTCGTGCCGACGATGGGCGCGCTCCACGACGGGCACCTCGCGCTCGTCCGCGAGGGGCGCAAGCTCGTGGGCGACGACGGGCTCGTCTCGGCGAGCGTGTTCGTGAACCCCACCCAGTTCGGCCCCAACGAGGACTTCGCTCGCTACCCGCGCGATCTCGACGGCGACGCCGCGAAGCTCGAGGCCGCCGGCTGCGACGTGCTCTTCTGCCCCGAGGCGACGGCCATGTACCCGGAAGGCGAGCGCACGCGCGTGCGCGTCGACGAGCTCACGTCGGGCCTCTGCGGCCCGCACCGCCCCGGTCACTTCGAGGGGGTCGCCACGGTCGTGTCGAAGCTCTTTTCGTTGCTCGGACGGGCGCACGCCATCTTCGGAAAGAAGGACTTTCAGCAGCTCGCGGTCATTCGTCGGCTCGCGCGCGACCTCTTCTTTCCGGTCACCGTCGTCGGGCACCCGATCGTCCGTGAGCCCTCGGGGCTCGCGATGAGCTCCCGCAACGCCTACTTGTCCCCCGAAGAGCACGAGCGCGCGCTCGCGCTGTCTCGTGGCCTCCGCGCGGCGTATGGCGCGTTCACGGCGGGGGAGCGTCGTGCGCGGGAGCTCCGCGAGCTCGTGCTCGGTCACGTCTCCCGGGTCGCCGACGCCGTCGACTACGTCGAGGTGGCGCACCCCGAGACCCTCGCCCCCTTCGCCGACGCGGGCCCGGTCGACGACGTGACCCTCGTCGCCCTCGCGTGCCGCATCGGGAAGACCCGTCTCATCGACAACGTGGTCCTCGGCGAGGACCCTCCCGAGAGCCTCGGCGCCGCGTGA
- a CDS encoding helix-turn-helix transcriptional regulator produces MGHDRTPRKARGEGDDGLASRFGAGVRAARAVKGWTQVQLALAAGLAPNTVARVERGELGVSLDVALRLCAALGVTIEATAASPRSTSGEPKGRGGRGQGYT; encoded by the coding sequence ATGGGGCACGACCGCACCCCGAGGAAGGCGCGTGGCGAGGGCGACGACGGGCTCGCGTCGCGCTTCGGTGCCGGCGTGCGCGCCGCCCGCGCCGTGAAGGGCTGGACACAGGTACAGCTCGCGCTCGCCGCGGGGCTCGCGCCCAACACCGTGGCGCGTGTCGAGCGCGGCGAGCTCGGGGTCTCTCTCGACGTCGCGCTCCGCCTATGCGCGGCGCTCGGCGTCACGATCGAGGCGACGGCTGCGTCTCCGCGGAGCACCTCCGGAGAGCCGAAGGGACGCGGCGGGCGCGGCCAGGGATATACGTAA